The genome window CGCCGTCCCGATGATGGAAGGTCGCCTGAACATCTAGCCGCAAACCCCTGAGAAAACCCAGCAATCCTGCGCCACAGCGCGCCCCTCAATCCTGCCCGACCTCGCCCCGCCGCACCGCCTCCACCAGCGCCTCGATCCGCTCGAAGCTGCCGCCCCAGAAGCCGCGATAGGCGCCGACCCAGGCAGCCACAAGCTGCATCCCCTCCGGGCGCAGGCTGCACGGCCGGGTCTGCCCCTTCTGGGTGCGCTCGATCAGCCCCGCCGCCTCCAACACCTTGAGATGCTTCGAAATCGCCGGCTGGCTCATGTCATGGCGCGCCACGATCTCGCCCACCGTCGCCGGCCCATCGACCAGCTGCCCGATGATCGCCCGGCGGGTCGGGTCGGCAAGGGCGGAGAAGCAGCGCGAGAGGGAGTCGGCCATGACAAATCACCATCTGGAAATATATCCCAGAAGTAATTCCTTGCCCCAAACCGGGCAAGCCCTCTTTCCCCCTCCCGCCCCTCTTGCTAGGACCATGACAGCGCAACCAAGGCCACGGCCCCCATGACCTCCCCCTTGTCCAACCCCACCCTCATCGAACGCTCCGCGGCCAAGGGGCTGCGCATCACCGGTCAGCGCAAGGTCATTGCCGAGGTGCTCGACGCCGCTTCCGACCACCCCGATGTCGAAGAGCTCTACGCCCGCGCCTCCGCCGTAGACCCCCGCATTTCGCTCGCCACGGTCTATCGCACCGTCAAGCTGTTCGAGGAATCGGGCCTGCTCGAAAAGCTCGAATTCGGCGATGGCCGCGCCCGCTACGAAGACGCCGAGCGCGACCACCACGATCACCTGATCGACATGAAGACCGGCGAGGTGATCGAATTCGTCGACCCCGAGATCGAGGCCCTTCAGGAAAAGATCGCGGAGCGCCTCGGCTACGAGCTGAAGGGCCACAAGCTCGAACTCTACGGCACCCGCAAGAAGCCGGTCTGAGCCTCCCGGGCCGCACCCGCCCGCACACACTCCACTTCCACACACACCCCATTTTCCACCCACACCCCTTTTTCGTCCCCCGCCCCCTCGCCTCTCCCGCCAATCCGCGCTACCACCGGCCTCAACCCCAACGGAGCGGCCCGCATGTCCGACAATCTCAAGGGCATCGCGCTGATGGTGCTCGCCATGCTCGGGCTTGCCTGCACCGACTCCGTGGTCAAGCTCATGGCCGCCTACATGCCCGCGCCGCAGGTCATCCTCATCGTCGGCGGCGCCACCGCGCTGATCTTCTCCGCCGCCGCCCTGATCCACCGCGAGCCGCTCTTCTCCCGCGACTTCCTCCACCCCGCCGTGGTCGGCCGCTCGCTGGCCGAGGCCGTCGCCGCCCTCACCATCACCGCCTCCATCGCGCTGGTCCCGCTCGCCACCGTCTCCGCGCTGATGCAGCTCAACCCGATCCTCGTCACCCTCGGGGCGGCGCTGTTTTTTGGCGAGCAGGTCGGTTGGCGCCGCTGGGCCGCCATCGCCGCCGGCATGGTCGGAATGCTGATGATCGTGCGCCCCGGCCTCTCGGGCTTCGACCCCAACGCCCTCCTGGCCGTCGCCGCCGCCGTCGCCCTCTCCGCCCGCGATCTCACCACCCGCGCCGCGCCCCGCGCCATCCCCTCGCTGACCCTCGCCGCCTGGGGCTTTTCGCTGGTGCCCTTCGCCGCCGTGGCCGCCCTGCTGATCGGCCCGGGCTTCTCGCCGCTCAACGCCGCCTCCCTCGCCTGGGCACCTCTCGGCGTGCTCTTCACCCTCACCGGCTACTGGGCGCTCACCGCCGCCGTGCGCGTCGGCGAACTCTCCACCGTCGCCCCCTTCCGCTACTCCCGCCTGCTCTTCGCCACCCTCATCGCCGTCCTCTTCTTCAACGAGCGCCCCGACGGCTGGACCATCGCAGGCTCCCTCCTCATCATCGCCGCCGGCCTCTACGCCTTTCTGCGCGAACGCCGCCGCAGCTAGCCCGGCCCCGCCGCGCTCCCGTGCCCCCCGCGACCGTTAGCGCAAACATTTACATGCCTCCCGCCTTGCACCACGCCCCCTTGCTGCTATGACTTGGGCCAACCGACACGCCCCAAGGGAGGCCGCCCCATGAGCACCATCATCGACATCCACGCCCGCGAGATCCTCGACAGCCGCGGCAATCCCACCGTCGAAGTCGACGTGACCCTCGAAGACGGCACCGTGGGCCGCGCCGCCGTGCCCTCGGGCGCCTCGACCGGCGCGCATGAGGCGGTCGAAAAGCGCGATGGCGACAAGAAGCGCTACAAGGGCAAGGGCGTGCTGCAAGCCGTCGCCGCCGTGAACGGCGAGATCGCCGAGGCGCTGGTGGGCTTCGACGCCACCGAGCAGGTCGCCCTCGACGGCTCCATGATCGAGCTCGACGGCACCGCCAACAAGGGCCGCCTCGGTGCCAACGCCATCCTCGGCGTGTCGCTCGCCGTCGCCAAGGCCGCCGCCGAATTCACCGGCCAGCCGCTCTACCGCTACGTCGGCGGCACCTCCGCCCGCATGCTCCCGGTGCCGATGATGAACATCATCAACGGCGGCGAGCACGCCGACAACCCGATCGACATCCAGGAATTCATGATCATGCCGGTCGCCGCGCCCACCATCGCGGAAGCCGTGCGCATGGGCTCCGAAGTGTTCCACACCCTCAAGGGCGAGCTTTCGGCGGCAGGCATGTCCACCGGGCTGGGCGACGAGGGCGGCTTCGCACCCGAGATCGCCTCCACCCGCGACGCGCTCGACTTCATCCTGAAGTCCATCGAGAAGGCCGGCTACAAACCGGGCGAAGATATCTACCTCGCCCTCGATTGCGCCGCGACCGAGTATTACAAAGGCGGCAAATACGAGATGAAGGGCGAGGGCGCCTCGCTCTCCTCCGAAGAGAACGCCGACTACCTTGCCAAGCTCGCCGCCGACTACCCGATCATCTCCATCGAAGACGGCATGTCCGAGGATGACTGGGAGGGCTGGAAGATCCTGACCGACAAGATCGGCGACAAGGTGCAGCTCGTGGGCGACGACCTCTTCGTCACCAACCCCACCCGCCTCGCCGACGGCATCTCCAAAGGCGTCGCCAACTCCATGCTGGTGAAGGTGAACCAGATCGGCACCCTCACCGAAACGCTCCAGGCCGTCGATATGGCCCACCGCGCCCGCTACACCAACGTCATGTCGCACCGCTCCGGCGAGACCGAAGACGCCACCATCGCCGACCTCGCCGTCGCCACCAACTGCGGCCAGATCAAGACCGGCTCCCTCGCCCGCTCCGACCGGCTGGCCAAGTACAACCAGCTCATCCGCATCGAGGAAGAGCTTGCCGAAACCGGCCTCTACGCCGGCAAGAGCATCCTGAAGGGCTGATGATGCCCCGCTTGCGAGGCTGCATCGGGTGGCCTCGCAAGCACGCCGCCGCCGGTCGGGCGGCCCGCCGCCGCCAAGCCGGCCCCATGCGCCTCGCCCTCGCCCTAACCCTTCTCGCCGCGCCCCTCTCCGCCGAGCCGCTCGCGCTCTTCGAGGGCCGCGCCGTGCTCACCCTGCCAGCCGAATTCGCCCCCGCGGGCACCACCGAACAGGGCCTGCGCTTCGCTTCCCGACCGATCTGGGAAAGCCTGACGCTGGCGGGCGATTACGCAGAACTCTCCCGCATCGCCCGCGCCGATGCCGAGCTTTTCGGCGATGAAAGCCCCGATTGCGCCGCCGAAGCCGCATTCCCCTATCACTTCTCCTGCAAACCGGCGCAGACCCTGCGCGTCGACTTCCTCGACCTCGCCACACCCCTTGGCCGCGCCTCCCTCACCACCCTCTTCACCCCCCAGCTCGAAACCGGCTGGCAGGCGCTGCCGCCCGCCGAGCGCCTCGCCCGCTACTGCCCGCCGCCGCACCGGGGCTACCACGCGGGCCGGTCGCTCACCTGCTTCCGCCGCGATCTCGTCACCGAGCGCCCCACCCTCGCCGACCGGCTGATCGTCACCGAAGGCCACGCGCTGCACATCACCGCCCAGAACGGCCTTCTGGCGGCGCAGATCAATATCGCCCTGTTCAAGAATGGCCGCGAGGGCGCCCCCTCCCGGGAGGAGGCGCAATCGGCCTACGAGGCGCTGCGCCTCGGCTACTGGGGCGGTCTCACCCCCGAGGCGCTGGCCGGTGAGGCCCTGCTCGAGGCGGTGCAGCTGCCCTGAGCCCTGAGCCCTGAGCGCCCCGCCTAGCCCGCAGATCCCGCGTAAACCACCAGCTCCGGCAGCCCGGTCAGCGGCGCGCCGAGCACCTGGAAGGCGGGCAACGACACCCGCGTGCCCGATCCCTCCGGCCCGCCCGAGGGCCGCAGCTCCACCTGCACCGAATTGCCGTTGCCCGGATAGACCAGCCGCCCCGATTGCGCCGAGGTCACATAGGGCGTCTCGGCCCAGAAGCCCGGATCGGTCGGATCGCCCAGCGAGGCAATCGTCGTGCCCAGCTCGCGCTCCGCGGCCACCGGCGCGGCAGCGGCCGCCTGCTTTTCCTCGTCCGTCGTGGTGTCGAACTGCGCCGCAGTGCGCGCATTCTCCGGCGGCGGCGGGGCCTTCGCGGCCACCGGCGCCTCGCTTGCGGCAGCGGCGTCACCCGCAGGCGCCGCCTCCGCCTTCGGCTTTCGCGCAAACGGACCTTCCGCGCAGCCCGCCAGCAGCAAGGCCGCTCCCGAAACCGCCACAACCCCACGTATCATTCGCACCATCAAGCTCCTTGCCACCTTGGTCGGGGGGCCCGCAATTTACCTTGCCGCCCCCACGCTTCAGCCCTACCTATACCCCATGCAAACGCCCCTGATCGACCCCTTCCAGCGCCCGATCACCTATTTGCGGATCTCCGTGACCGACCGCTGTGACTTTCGCTGTGTCTACTGCATGTCAGAGAACATGACCTTCCTGCCCAAGAAGGAGCTTCTCACCCTCGAAGAGCTCGATGCCGCCTGTACCGGCTTCATCGGCCTTGGCGTCAGGAAGCTGCGGATCACCGGCGGAGAACCGCTGGTGCGCAAGGGCATAATGACCTTCTTCGAGGCGATGACGCGCCATCTGGAGTCCGGCGCGCTCGAGGAGCTGACCCTCACCACCAACGGCTCCCAGCTCGAGCGCTTCGCACCCCAGCTCGCCGCGGCGGGCGTCAAGCGCATCAACATCTCGATCGACACGCTGAACGAAGAGAAATTCGCCCGTATCACCCGCTGGGGCCGCCTGCCCCAGGTGCTGCGCGGCATCGACGCGGCGCAGGCAGCAGGCCTGCGCGTGAAGCTCAACGCCGTGGCGCTGAAGGGCTTCAACGAGGACGAGCTTTTCACCCTCACCGAATTCTGCGCCGCCCGCGACATGGACCTGACATGGATCGAGGTCATGCCCATGGGCGATCTCGGCAACGAGGACCGCATCGGCCAGTATTGGTCGCTCAAGGAGCTGCGCGCCAAGCTGGCCGAGCAATACACCCTGATCGACCTCACCGAGCGCACCGGCGGCCCGGCGCGCTATGTCCAGCTTCAGGAAACCGGCCAGAAGATCGGCTTCATCACGCCGCTGACCCATAACTTCTGCGAAAGCTGCAACCGCGTGCGCCTCACCTGCACCGGCGAGCTTTACATGTGCCTCGGCCAGGAAGACCGCGCCGACCTGCGCGCGCCCCTCCGCCAATACGGCCCCGGCCCCGAGTTCGAAGACGCCATCCGCGCCGCCATCGCCCTCAAGCCCAAGGGCCACGATTTCGACTATTCCCGCCAGACCGTCGAAGGCCAGGTCTCCCGCCACATGAGCCACACCGGCGGCTGACGCTGCTCCCCGTCATCCTCGGGCTTGCCCCGAGGATCTCCCGCCACACGAGCCACACCGGCAGCTGACGCTGCTCCCCGTCATCCTCGGGCTTGCCCCGAGGATCTCCCGCCACACGAGCCACACCGGCAGCTGACGCTGCTCCCCGTCATCCTCGGGCTTGCCCCGAGGATCTCCCGCCACATGAGCCACACCGGGGCAGAGAGCAACATTGCCGGCCCCTCGCATCTGCGGTATGATACTGCGGTATAATCAAGGTGCCCGCATGACCGCCCCCAAACGCAAGACCTCGCTCACCATGGATGTCGCCGATCTCGACGCCGCGCGCGACCTGGGCGTCAATGTCTCCGCCGTCGCCAGCGAGGCCCTTCGCCGCGCCGTGGCAGAGGCCCGCCAACGGCGCTGGCGCGAGGAGAACGCCGAGGCCTTCGCGGCCCAGTCCGAGTGGCACGCGCAAAACGGCCACCCGCTCGCCGCGATCCAGACCGGCCCGGCAACTTGGAAGAGCTGAAACGCCACGACATCGCCGAATGGGACGGCATCGCCATGGTCGTGGTCGAAAGCGACATCCTCCCGCCCGACCCGGCCCTCGTCGTGATCCCGCTCCTGCCCGACTATCCTGCCGCCAAGGGCCTGAACCCGACCATTCGCTACAAGGGTCAACCTCTGGTCCTGGCCACCCGCCTCATCACCTCGGTACGCCGCGCCGCCCTGACCCGCAAGGCCAGTGCCGCCGATCAGGCAGATGACATCACCCGCGCGCTCGATATCCTGCTGACCGGCGTTTGACCCGGGGCACGTCCCGCCCTAAGCCCACTCCGCCCCAAGATCGTCCCGCGCCCGGTCGATCCAGTGCTCGGCCAGCCAGGGCGTCGGCTTGCAGGCCCGCAGCCACGAGCCGGAATAGCCCTCCACCGCCTCATGCATCTTTGGATGCCCGTGGAAGCACACCACCTTGGCCGCCTCCGGCAGCTTCGCGGGCTTCAGCCAGTTCACCGGCGGCAGGCCGAGGCAGTCGTGCTTGAAGCTCACCACCTCCTCGCCGGGCAGATAGGCAAACTCCCCGCGCTCCTGCGCCAGCGTGCTGGTGTAGCGCTGCTCGCTGCCCCGCGCCTTCTCCACCTCGCGCTTGGCGTCTCCGGCCAACACCTCGTAGAGCCAGCCATGCAGCGCCGGGTCGAACCGGAAGACAGAGCCATGCCCCGTCGCACGCCCCCGCCGCGCCTCCACCCAATCGGCCCGCATCGCCACCTTGCCCGGCGCGAAGTTCAGCAGGCCATCCAAAGGCCCCGTCACCACCACGTCCAGATCGAAGCCCAGCAAAGGCCCCTCGAGATCGGGGATCAACCCGGGCCGAAACAGCGACACCTTGCGCATCGCGCCTTGCCGGTTGGCCACGGCCAGCGCCGCATCCATCTCGGCCAGAAACGGCTCCACCGGCAGGTCCAGCACCTCCACATCGGGGTGCAGCCCGCCGCGCTCCTCGGTCATGCAGAAAAACCGCACATCCTCGCTCAGATGCCGCCGCGCCCCGCTATACAGCCGGTTCACATATTCGGGCCCGAAGAGCGTGCCCCACTTGATGCAGATGACATTGGCAACCATGGCGCTGCCCTACCCGGCTCAGGTGTATTTGGCCAGAAGCTTGTCGCGCACCATCGGGCTGACGAACTTCGAGATGTCCCCGTCCAGCCGCGCAATCTCCTTCACCAGCTTCGAGGCAATCGCCTGCCGCTCGGCGCTGGCCATCAGAAACACCGTCTCGATGCTGTCATCGAGCTGCCGGTTCATGCCAACCATCTGATATTCATACTCGAAATCGGCCACAGCCCGCAGCCCGCGCACGATCAGCCCGGCCCCCACGTCGCGGGCGCAGTCGATCAGCAAGTTCTCGAACGGATGCACCACGATCTCGCAGCCCGTGCGCTCGGCGATCCCGGCGCATTCAGCCTCCACCATGGCCTCGCGCTCCTCGAGGTCGAAGAGCGGGCCCTTGTCGCGGTTGATCGCCACCCCGATCACCAGCCGGTCCACCAGGGCGGTGGCGCGGGTGATGATGTCGATATGGCCAAGCGTTACCGGATCGAACGTGCCCGGATAAAGCCCTACGCGCATCGCATGTCCTCCCTCGCGCCTCGGATCGACCGCAGAAAACACCAGCCGCCGCCGGGGGGCAAGGCGAAAGCCGGGGGCGACACGCAATAATCTTGCGCCCCCGAAGCCCGGCGAAAAAGCGCCCAAAACCCGCGATCCGCGCCCCCAAGGCCGGGGCGCGCGCCGGTTTACACCCTTTTTTCACGGCAGCGCCGCTTGTGATGGGGCCGCCCGATGTTACCTTTAGGTCAATTACGCCAAAGATTTTTTTATCAATAGTCGAGTCATCGTCATGGAAGATATCGACCTCCAGGTGTTGAGCGCCCGGCTGCCTGTCGGCTGGGATACCCAGGTCATGGTCACATGCACCCCGCCGCCGGAGGTGAGCCCGCGCCGCTCGGTGGTGTTCCTGCGCAAACCCCTCGCCGGGGCCTCATCCCTCGCAGACTTCGCCGCCGCCCAACGCGACGAGCTGGCAAAACAGCTCACCCAGTTCTCCCTGCTCTACGACGCGCCCGCCGATCTGGGCGGGCGCAGCCTGCCGCTCATCGTCTTCGGCTGGCAGGCCGAGGCCGGGCGGCTGACCCAGGTGCAGGGCTTCTTTCCCGCGACCGACGGCATGGTCTGGATCGCCACCCTCTCCTGCGGCGCGGAAGATTACGACGCGCTCCTGCCCGAGTTTCAGGCCGTGCTCGCCAGCTTCGCGCCCGCCGACGCGCTGGTGGAGGGCTGAACCATGGTCACAACCCCCGCCACCCGCATCTCCGACCGCACCAGCCACATCGTGCCCGCAGTCGCCGCGCTGGCCGCCGCCCTCACCGCCGCCTGCGCCGCCGCCGATGCGCTGCTGAAATCCCCGGTCATGAGCACCCCCGCGGGCGGCGCCGTCGCCGCGGGCGTGGCCGCCGGCCTCTCGGCACTCGGCGCCATGTTCAACATGATCCCGCCCACCGGCGCCGTGCCCGCCATCGGCTTTCCCACCGTCCACACCGGCTCCATCCCGCAGGCCCGCACGCTCGATACCCACGGCTGCATGTTCCACGGGCCCAACACCGTGATCGAAGGCGCGATGACCGTGCTCACCGGCGGGCTGCCCACGGCGCGGGTGATGTCCAAAACCGCCTGCTCCGCCATGTGCTCCTCGGGCCAGTACAACGTGCTCATCGGCGGCAGCTCGGTGACGATCCCGATCAACATCAACGGCACCAACGCCTTCCGCCTCCAGGTCCAGAACGCCGCCGCCGAGCTTTACGGCACCCCCACGGGCCGAGAGATCTTTCGCGGCATCGCGGATTCGGGCAACATGATCGAAATGCACGAACTCGGCGTCGCCAACGGCTATTGCACCCCCAACAACCAGTCCGACGCCCGCGATGGCACCGGCACCGGAAGCCGTGTCGACTGGAACCCGACCCACGCCAACCCCGGCACCTTTCCCGGCGAAACCCCCACCACCGTGCTCGGCCACGAGCTGGTGCACGCCTATCACAACGCCCAGGGCAACCAGGCCGCCGGCCCGATGGACAGCTACCCCGGCCAGTCCGGCAGCTCCAACCGGGGCGAAGAGCGCGCCACCGTCGGCACCCGCGGCACCACCATCACCGACCCCTCCGGCACCGTGGTAAACGTGCCCGACCACGGCAATGACGTGCCCACCGAAAACTCGCTGCGCCGCGACCTCGGCCTGCCCGAACGCCCCAGCTACTATCCGCCCACATGGCCGGGCGGTGCGCCATGGTGATCCGCCGCCGCACCCTGCTGACCGGGGCGGGCGCCGCCTTCCTCGCCCCCCTGGCCTCTGCCTGCCGCACCGGCCATGCCGGCCAATCCGGCGCCGCCACCGCAGGCCCCCTGCCCTCCGCCCGAGGCAACGCGAAAGGAACCGCGACCATGGAGCAAGACGGACTGACCCTTCAGGCCCGCATCGAGGCCCGGCCCGACGCGGGCACCCTCTCGCTCGCCTATCGCATCACCAGCGCCGCAAGCGGCCCGGCCTATGTCTATGACAAGCTGATCGTCCCCAAGCGCGGCGGTGGCGTCGAGGCCAAGGCCGATCGCGCCTATGTCTACCCGCTGCCCGACGAGGGCGAGGTGCTGGTGATGAAGGATGTGCCGCCCCAGCCCCCGGGCCTCTCGCCCGCCTCGCTGGTGGTGCCGCTGATGGTGCGCCTCGCGCCCGGCGAGGCGCTTCAGGGCGCACTCGACTTCGCGCTGCCCCTGCGGCCCTGGCGCGAATATGTCTCCAACGAGCTGGCCTACCCGCGCCAGACCACGCTCGACAGCCTGCGCCTGCGCATCGGCTACGCCCTGCCCCCGCAGGGCGCCGAAGAGACCACCTTCGATCATGCCGGAGAAACCGCCTACAATTTCCGCAACCCGCCCGGCGTGCTCCACCGCCAGGCCTCGCTGGAAGCCCGGTTCGAAACCCCCGGCCTTCCCGTGCTCCTGCCGGAGTAACCCGCCCCGAAACAAGAAAGCCGGGCCACCAAGGCCCGGCCTGTCTGCGTCTCAGGCAGCCGCCTCCCTGCGCCGCAGGCAGGCCGGCACCGCGATCACCGGGGCTTCAATGCCCCATGATCATCCCTTCAAGCGCGTTCTTCTCCATGGACAGCTCGCTGAGCCGCGCCTTGACCACGTCGCCAATCGAGATCAGCCCGATCATCTCGCCGCCCTCCAGCACCGGCATGTGCCGAAACCGGCCCTCGGTCATCTTTTCCAGCACGCTCAGGGCGGTTTCTTCCTTCGAGCAGGTGATGAGCTTCTTCGTCATCAGGTCATCCACCACGTCGCTCAGGCACCCCGGCCCGCGCCGCCCCAGCTCGCGCACGATGTCGCGCTCCGACAGGATGCCATCCGCCGTCTTGCCGTCGGCCGACACGATCACCGAGCCAACCCGCTTTTCCGAAAGCATCTTTGCCGCTTCCGACACCGCGCTTCCCGGCTTCACACAGAGCACGCCGCCCTCACCCTTGTCCTTCAGAATCTGTTGCACGAGCATGGCTTACCTCCTACATGGCCGGTCCCCCCGAGCGTCGCGCCAGCAGGCACCGCCTGTCAAGCCTCGGCTTCCAGCCGCTCCACCTCTGCGCGGAGCCCCTCGCACAGTAGATCGGCAAACCGGCTGAGCCTGCGCACCCGGCGCTCGTCGGCATGGCGCACCAGCCAGAAGGTGCGTCGCAACCGGATCTGCTCGCCCAGAACCCGCTCCACCTTCGGCTCGCCCCCCAGCGCAAACCCGTGCACCACGCCAATCCCCGCGCCCCTCCGCACCCATGCAAATTGCACCGACACCGAGTTCGAGGCCAAATGCACCCGCTCCAGCCCCAGCTCGCCAAGGTAGTCGAGTTCCTTGTCAAAGATCATGTCAGGCACGTAGCCCACCAGCCGCTTGCCCTGCAGGTCATCGAGCCGCGTGATCGGGTTGCGCTTCAGCCAGCGCCGGTTGGCGGCGAGGTAGAGGTGATAGTCGGTGATCTTCTGCACCGTCAGCCGCCCCGCCGTGGGCCGCGACACGGCAATCGCCATGTCCGCCTCGCGCCGGTTGAGGTTGAAGACCCGCGGCAGCGACACGATCTGCACCTCCAGCCCCGGATGGGCATCGCAGATGCCCGCCACCACCTGCGGCAGCAGGAAATTGGCGCAGCCGTCCGGCGCGCCCACCCGTATCGTGCCCGTCAGCCTGTCTTCCTGCCCGCGCACCGCATCCTCGGCCGAGAGCATCGCCTGCTCCAGCTCCTCGGCATGGGGCATCAGCCGCTCCCCCGCTTCGCTCGGCGCATAGCCCTGCGGCGATTTCAGGAACAGCGGCGCGCCAAGGCTCTCCTCCAGCCGCTGCACCCGCCGCCCCACCGTCGCCGGATCGAGCTTCAGCGCGTTCCCCGCCCCCGAGAGGCTTCCCTCCCGCGCAACGGCAATGAAAATCCGCATGTCGTCCCACGACACGGCCATCCTTGTCTCCCATGCATTTTTGCAAGACCTGTTTGTCAAACTGCCGCTTCTACCGGGATAATTGCAAGGGTAGGATCGGCCCGAGCCAGAAAACAGGAGGAGTTCCGCCATGAGCGAGATCGGACATTTCATCGACGGCCAGAAAACCGCAGGCACCTCGGGCCGCGCCGCCGATATCTACAACCCCGCCACCGGCGAAGTGCAGGCCAAGGTCGCGCTGGCCACCAAGGCCGAGGTCGATGACGCCGTCGCCCGCGCCGCCAAGGCCCAGGTCGCCTGGGGCGCCACCAACCCGCAGCGCCGCGCCCGGGTGATGATGGCCTTCGGCGCGCTCATCAACACCCACATGGACGAGCTGGCCGAGCTGGTCGCCCGCGAGCACGGCAAGACCATCCCCGACGCCAAGGGCGACGTGCAGCGCGGTCTCGAGTTCGTCGAGGTCTGCATGGGCGCGCCCCACATGCTGAAGGGCGAATACACCAATGACGGCGGCCCCGGCATCGACCTCTACTCGATGCGCCAGCCCCTCGGCGTGGTCGCCGGCATCACCCCCTTCAACTTCC of Oceanicola sp. 502str15 contains these proteins:
- the coaD gene encoding pantetheine-phosphate adenylyltransferase; this translates as MRVGLYPGTFDPVTLGHIDIITRATALVDRLVIGVAINRDKGPLFDLEEREAMVEAECAGIAERTGCEIVVHPFENLLIDCARDVGAGLIVRGLRAVADFEYEYQMVGMNRQLDDSIETVFLMASAERQAIASKLVKEIARLDGDISKFVSPMVRDKLLAKYT
- the eno gene encoding phosphopyruvate hydratase, which translates into the protein MSTIIDIHAREILDSRGNPTVEVDVTLEDGTVGRAAVPSGASTGAHEAVEKRDGDKKRYKGKGVLQAVAAVNGEIAEALVGFDATEQVALDGSMIELDGTANKGRLGANAILGVSLAVAKAAAEFTGQPLYRYVGGTSARMLPVPMMNIINGGEHADNPIDIQEFMIMPVAAPTIAEAVRMGSEVFHTLKGELSAAGMSTGLGDEGGFAPEIASTRDALDFILKSIEKAGYKPGEDIYLALDCAATEYYKGGKYEMKGEGASLSSEENADYLAKLAADYPIISIEDGMSEDDWEGWKILTDKIGDKVQLVGDDLFVTNPTRLADGISKGVANSMLVKVNQIGTLTETLQAVDMAHRARYTNVMSHRSGETEDATIADLAVATNCGQIKTGSLARSDRLAKYNQLIRIEEELAETGLYAGKSILKG
- a CDS encoding CBS domain-containing protein; amino-acid sequence: MLVQQILKDKGEGGVLCVKPGSAVSEAAKMLSEKRVGSVIVSADGKTADGILSERDIVRELGRRGPGCLSDVVDDLMTKKLITCSKEETALSVLEKMTEGRFRHMPVLEGGEMIGLISIGDVVKARLSELSMEKNALEGMIMGH
- a CDS encoding M91 family zinc metallopeptidase, giving the protein MVTTPATRISDRTSHIVPAVAALAAALTAACAAADALLKSPVMSTPAGGAVAAGVAAGLSALGAMFNMIPPTGAVPAIGFPTVHTGSIPQARTLDTHGCMFHGPNTVIEGAMTVLTGGLPTARVMSKTACSAMCSSGQYNVLIGGSSVTIPININGTNAFRLQVQNAAAELYGTPTGREIFRGIADSGNMIEMHELGVANGYCTPNNQSDARDGTGTGSRVDWNPTHANPGTFPGETPTTVLGHELVHAYHNAQGNQAAGPMDSYPGQSGSSNRGEERATVGTRGTTITDPSGTVVNVPDHGNDVPTENSLRRDLGLPERPSYYPPTWPGGAPW
- a CDS encoding CcdB family protein, which gives rise to MEELKRHDIAEWDGIAMVVVESDILPPDPALVVIPLLPDYPAAKGLNPTIRYKGQPLVLATRLITSVRRAALTRKASAADQADDITRALDILLTGV
- a CDS encoding DcrB-related protein, which translates into the protein MEDIDLQVLSARLPVGWDTQVMVTCTPPPEVSPRRSVVFLRKPLAGASSLADFAAAQRDELAKQLTQFSLLYDAPADLGGRSLPLIVFGWQAEAGRLTQVQGFFPATDGMVWIATLSCGAEDYDALLPEFQAVLASFAPADALVEG
- a CDS encoding glycosyl transferase, whose translation is MVANVICIKWGTLFGPEYVNRLYSGARRHLSEDVRFFCMTEERGGLHPDVEVLDLPVEPFLAEMDAALAVANRQGAMRKVSLFRPGLIPDLEGPLLGFDLDVVVTGPLDGLLNFAPGKVAMRADWVEARRGRATGHGSVFRFDPALHGWLYEVLAGDAKREVEKARGSEQRYTSTLAQERGEFAYLPGEEVVSFKHDCLGLPPVNWLKPAKLPEAAKVVCFHGHPKMHEAVEGYSGSWLRACKPTPWLAEHWIDRARDDLGAEWA
- a CDS encoding Fur family transcriptional regulator — its product is MTSPLSNPTLIERSAAKGLRITGQRKVIAEVLDAASDHPDVEELYARASAVDPRISLATVYRTVKLFEESGLLEKLEFGDGRARYEDAERDHHDHLIDMKTGEVIEFVDPEIEALQEKIAERLGYELKGHKLELYGTRKKPV
- the moaA gene encoding GTP 3',8-cyclase MoaA, translated to MQTPLIDPFQRPITYLRISVTDRCDFRCVYCMSENMTFLPKKELLTLEELDAACTGFIGLGVRKLRITGGEPLVRKGIMTFFEAMTRHLESGALEELTLTTNGSQLERFAPQLAAAGVKRINISIDTLNEEKFARITRWGRLPQVLRGIDAAQAAGLRVKLNAVALKGFNEDELFTLTEFCAARDMDLTWIEVMPMGDLGNEDRIGQYWSLKELRAKLAEQYTLIDLTERTGGPARYVQLQETGQKIGFITPLTHNFCESCNRVRLTCTGELYMCLGQEDRADLRAPLRQYGPGPEFEDAIRAAIALKPKGHDFDYSRQTVEGQVSRHMSHTGG
- a CDS encoding DMT family transporter, with the protein product MSDNLKGIALMVLAMLGLACTDSVVKLMAAYMPAPQVILIVGGATALIFSAAALIHREPLFSRDFLHPAVVGRSLAEAVAALTITASIALVPLATVSALMQLNPILVTLGAALFFGEQVGWRRWAAIAAGMVGMLMIVRPGLSGFDPNALLAVAAAVALSARDLTTRAAPRAIPSLTLAAWGFSLVPFAAVAALLIGPGFSPLNAASLAWAPLGVLFTLTGYWALTAAVRVGELSTVAPFRYSRLLFATLIAVLFFNERPDGWTIAGSLLIIAAGLYAFLRERRRS
- a CDS encoding helix-turn-helix transcriptional regulator gives rise to the protein MADSLSRCFSALADPTRRAIIGQLVDGPATVGEIVARHDMSQPAISKHLKVLEAAGLIERTQKGQTRPCSLRPEGMQLVAAWVGAYRGFWGGSFERIEALVEAVRRGEVGQD
- a CDS encoding type II toxin-antitoxin system CcdA family antitoxin, whose amino-acid sequence is MTAPKRKTSLTMDVADLDAARDLGVNVSAVASEALRRAVAEARQRRWREENAEAFAAQSEWHAQNGHPLAAIQTGPATWKS